A single genomic interval of Pyrus communis chromosome 5, drPyrComm1.1, whole genome shotgun sequence harbors:
- the LOC137733373 gene encoding LOB domain-containing protein 1-like, with the protein MDARITPMHARVHQPCAACRMLRRRCDINCSLAPYFPIEEIDKFAGVHRVFGASNVIKMIQMVEETRREDAVKSIVYEATARIRDPVYGSTAAIFHLQKMIEELRSQLETIKSQVLELQQQRDQLLGILMNNVHSPDLFSDMHDPMFGESSKVQEDTVWDLEPRDERRQERI; encoded by the exons ATGGACGCCCGAATAACGCCAATGCACGCTAGGGTTCATCAACCGTGTGCAGCCTGCCGGATGCTACGCCGAAGATGTGACATCAACTGCTCACTTGCACCATATTTCCCAATTGAGGAGATTGACAAGTTTGCTGGTGTCCATAGAGTTTTTGGTGCTAGCAATGTTATCAAAATGATTCAG ATGGTGGAAGAGACAAGAAGGGAAGATGCAGTAAAATCTATAGTTTACGAAGCAACAGCAAGAATTAGAGACCCCGTCTATGGCAGCACTGCAGCTATTTTTCATTTGCAGAAGATGATTGAAGAACTCAGATCCCAATTGGAGACAATAAAATCTCAAGTCTTGGAGTTGCAACAACAGAGAGACCAGTTGCTGGGCATTCTTATGAACAATGTTCATTCCCCTGATTTGTTCTCCGACATGCATGACCCAATGTTTGGTGAAAGTTCCAAAGTGCAAGAGGATACTGTATGGGATTTAGAGCCCAGGGATGAACGGCGGCAAGAGCGCATATGA
- the LOC137735543 gene encoding protein KINESIN LIGHT CHAIN-RELATED 1-like — translation MPGLVSPKSSLLGAPSPPIFVPDPTHRTEHSNGTKTPSLTTTRTRPAIKRAPEKLPIDETSLDNPDLGPFLLKLARDTIGSGENPNKALDYAIRASKSFERCSGSGLGLAMSLHVVAAIYCNLGRFEEAVRVLEQSIEVSDPENGADHALAKFSGYMQLGDTYSMMGQLEQSILCYGSGLKIQKETLGESDSRVAETCRYLAEAHVQVMQFDEAEHYCKKTLEIRRERNSPASVEEAADRRLMALIYEAKGDSESALEHLVLASMIMIANGQDNEVATIDMGIGDIYLSLCRFDDAVFSYQKALTVLKCMRGENHPSVASVFIRLADLYCKTGKLRESKSYCENALRIYAKPSPGITSEELASGLTEIAAIYEDVNEPEEALNLLQKAMKSLDDTPAQRSTIAGIEAQMGVIFYMVGRYGEAWRSFESALSKLRASRERKSAYFGVVLNQMGLASVQLYKLDEAAQLFEEAKEILEQECGLCHPDTLGVYSNLAATYDAMGRVEAAIEILEHVLKVKEEKLGTANPDFDDEKKRLAHLLKEAGRARNRKGKSLENLLHSNSQRTKEEGSKRQSGFGYET, via the exons ATGCCAGGCTTAGTCTCACCCAAAAGCTCGCTTCTTGGAGCACCTTCGCCGCCTATTTTCGTACCCGACCCGACCCACAGAACAGAGCACTCCAATGGCACCAAAACCCCATCACTTACGACCACACGGACCAGACCCGCCATAAAAAGGGCCCCAGAGAAGCTACCCATCGACGAGACCTCGCTCGACAACCCGGATCTGGGTCCCTTTTTGCTGAAGCTCGCCCGGGACACTATCGGGTCGGGTGAGAACCCGAACAAGGCCTTGGACTACGCCATTCGAGCGTCCAAGTCATTTGAGCGGTGTTCGGGTTCTGGTCTTGGCCTGGCTATGAGCTTGCACGTAGTGGCGGCAATATATTGTAATTTGGGCCGGTTTGAGGAGGCGGTGCGGGTCTTGGAACAATCCATTGAGGTGTCAGATCCGGAAAATGGAGCGGACCATGCGCTGGCAAAGTTCTCGGGGTACATGCAGCTGGGTGACACGTATTCGATGATGGGACAGCTTGAGCAGTCTATTTTATGTTACGGGTCGGGTTTGAAGATCCAAAAGGAGACTCTGGGTGAGTCGGATTCGAGAGTTGCAGAAACTTGCAG GTACCTAGCAGAAGCACATGTCCAAGTAATGCAATTTGATGAGGCAGAGCACTACTGTAAGAAGACGCTTGAAATTCGCAGGGAGCGTAACTCGCCTGCATCTGTTGAAGAGGCTGCTGACCGGCGCCTCATGGCTCTCATTTATGAGGCAAAAGGAGATTCCGAATCTGCACTTGAGCACCTTGTCCTTGCAAGCATGATAATGATTGCCAACGGACAGGACAATGAGGTTGCCACTATTGACATGGGCATTGGCGATATTTACTTGTCTCTTTGCCGCTTTGATGACGCTGTTTTCTCCTACCAGAAGGCACTTACTGTCTTGAAATGCATGAGGGGCGAAAATCACCCTTCAGTAGCATCAGTCTTTATTCGCCTTGCTGACCTGTATTGCAAGACAGGGAAGTTAAGAGAGTCTAAATCCTACTGTGAGAATGCTTTGAGGATATATGCAAAACCTTCGCCTGGAATCACATCTGAGGAACTTGCTAGCGGTTTGACTGAAATCGCAGCCATCTATGAAGATGTCAATGAGCCTGAGGAGGCACTGAATCTCTTGCAGAAGGCAATGAAGTCATTAGATGATACACCTGCACAGAGGAGCACTATCGCAGGAATAGAAGCACAGATGGGTGTTATCTTCTACATGGTCGGGAGGTATGGGGAGGCTTGGAGGTCTTTTGAGAGTGCTCTATCAAAGCTTCGGGCTAGCAGGGAGAGGAAATCCGCCTATTTTGGTGTTGTGTTGAACCAGATGGGGTTGGCTAGTGTGCAGTTGTACAAGTTAGATGAGGCCGCTCAACTTTTTGAAGAAGCAAAGGAGATACTGGAGCAGGAGTGTGGCCTTTGTCATCCCGATACGCTTGGAGTATATAGCAACCTTGCAGCAACTTATGATGCCATGGGAAG AGTAGAAGCTGCAATTGAGATATTAGAGCATGTCTTAAAGGTGAAGGAAGAGAAGCTTGGTACGGCAAATCCAGATTTTGACGACGAGAAGAAAAGGCTAGCTCATCTCTTGAAAGAAGCAGGAAGGGCTAGGAACAGAAAAGGAAAATCACTTGAAAATCTCCTCCATTCCAACTCCCAAAGGACGAAGGAGGAAGGATCGAAGAGGCAGTCTGGATTTGGATACGAAACTTGA